A stretch of the Acidobacteriota bacterium genome encodes the following:
- a CDS encoding acetyl-CoA C-acyltransferase gives PTRLKAFAKIRPKDLAPNPPAIAERTTGESMGDSAEKMARENGIAREDQDAFALRSHQHAVAAWDEGIFANEVMSFPVGPTYKTVVTRDNIPRKDSTATKLASLKPVFDRKYGTVTAGNASPLTDGASAVILMEEATAKRLGFESKAAIRSWAFASIDPGWQLLMGPSFATPKALDRAGMTLADIDVIDMHEAFAAQVLSNVQAFESDSWAKKYLNRDSAIGTIDMGKFNIYGGSISLGHPFAATGTRQILTMANELQRRGAGTALVTQCAAGGIGAALVLER, from the coding sequence TTCCGACCAGACTCAAGGCCTTTGCGAAGATTCGACCGAAAGACCTGGCACCGAACCCGCCGGCGATTGCCGAACGCACCACCGGCGAATCGATGGGTGACTCCGCCGAGAAGATGGCCCGCGAGAATGGTATCGCACGCGAAGATCAGGACGCGTTTGCGCTCCGCTCGCACCAGCACGCAGTCGCGGCTTGGGACGAAGGGATCTTCGCCAACGAAGTCATGAGCTTCCCGGTCGGCCCCACATACAAAACAGTCGTCACCCGCGACAACATTCCCCGAAAAGACTCCACCGCGACCAAGCTGGCGTCGCTGAAACCTGTCTTCGATCGCAAGTACGGCACCGTCACTGCGGGGAACGCATCCCCCCTCACCGACGGTGCCTCAGCCGTGATTCTCATGGAGGAAGCAACGGCGAAACGGCTCGGGTTTGAAAGCAAAGCAGCGATCCGATCGTGGGCTTTTGCATCAATCGACCCAGGGTGGCAACTATTAATGGGACCATCGTTTGCCACACCAAAAGCACTCGACAGGGCCGGCATGACACTTGCCGATATCGACGTCATCGACATGCACGAAGCATTCGCAGCACAGGTGCTTTCCAACGTGCAGGCCTTCGAGTCGGATAGCTGGGCGAAGAAATACCTCAACCGCGACAGCGCCATCGGAACTATCGACATGGGCAAATTCAACATCTACGGAGGCTCGATCTCGCTCGGCCACCCCTTTGCGGCAACCGGCACCCGCCAGATACTCACCATGGCGAACGAGCTTCAACGCCGCGGTGCCGGCACCGCGCTCGTCACCCAATGCGCGGCCGGCGGTATCGGCGCGGCGCTCGTGCTCGAGCGATAG
- the fadJ gene encoding fatty acid oxidation complex subunit alpha FadJ, with product MTQPTYKNFSFSIDDGIATVLMDKAGAKMNSLTPEFGAELNDIVGLVETDPDIKALIIGSAKRNNFLAGADIPWLFSLDDADEAIALLTDGQAMFQRIEDLHTKLGKPVVAAINGACLGGGCELALTASIRIATDNKATVLGQPEVKIGLLPGGGGTYRLPKLVGIATALDLILTGKNVRAAKARRIGLVDEVCPQEVLMDVARARAKAAIGAKTSTPSGLDRLRRLLSPQGIQQLALEETPVGRNLLFSKADEKLLASTGGNYPAPIAALRCIRAGVEQGAEAGSRAELEEFAKLVTSAKAKALMSVFFGSTELKRNTGIDSDALPRKVENVGVLGAGLMGSGIATVNTTKAGVHTRLKDVSDEGITKGLSYIRRVLGKQVKRRWMSKGDADRLMFKVTGSTTYAGFENMDVVIEAVFEDVDLKRSMVAEIEAITPDTTIFATNTSSIPITEIAKGAKRPGNIIGMHYFSPVEKMPLLEVIVTDATEDWVTATCVKLGKRQGLTVIVVRDGAGFYTTRVLSPYMNEVGHLLEEGVSIEAIDTAMVSWGFPIGPITLTDEVGIDVGAKIGKIMHKAFGDRMKPVSGYVALVDDGRHGRKNGRGFYTYTDGKKGGVDDSVYDVIGAADRIDMDTETIQRRLSLLFINEAALCLEEGILRSARDGDIGAIFGLGFPPFRGGPFTHIDQVGAVTIVEQLDDLAAAHGDRYQPAQILRTHAADETMFRN from the coding sequence ATGACCCAGCCAACATATAAAAACTTCTCATTCTCGATCGACGATGGAATCGCCACAGTCCTTATGGATAAGGCCGGGGCCAAGATGAACTCGCTAACACCAGAGTTCGGCGCGGAGCTCAACGACATAGTGGGACTCGTCGAAACCGACCCAGACATCAAGGCTCTCATCATCGGGTCTGCAAAACGGAACAACTTCCTTGCGGGGGCCGACATCCCATGGCTGTTCTCGCTCGACGATGCCGACGAGGCAATCGCCCTCCTGACGGATGGTCAGGCCATGTTCCAACGCATCGAGGACCTGCATACCAAACTGGGGAAACCCGTGGTTGCAGCAATCAATGGGGCATGTCTCGGCGGAGGGTGCGAGCTGGCCCTTACAGCGAGCATCCGAATTGCAACCGACAACAAGGCAACCGTTCTCGGCCAACCCGAGGTGAAGATTGGGCTGTTGCCCGGCGGCGGCGGGACGTATCGGCTCCCCAAACTTGTCGGTATCGCCACGGCGCTCGACCTCATCTTGACCGGAAAAAATGTCAGGGCTGCAAAGGCCAGAAGAATCGGTCTGGTCGACGAGGTCTGCCCGCAAGAGGTGCTCATGGATGTCGCCAGAGCACGCGCCAAGGCAGCTATCGGGGCAAAAACCTCGACACCTTCTGGTCTCGATCGGTTGAGGAGATTGCTTTCACCGCAGGGCATCCAGCAGCTCGCTCTAGAGGAGACACCGGTTGGCCGAAATCTGCTGTTCTCGAAGGCCGACGAAAAGCTACTCGCCAGCACAGGCGGCAACTACCCGGCGCCGATCGCTGCGCTGCGCTGCATACGCGCGGGTGTCGAACAAGGGGCGGAGGCCGGCAGTCGAGCTGAACTCGAAGAGTTCGCAAAGCTCGTCACCTCCGCCAAGGCAAAGGCCCTGATGTCTGTCTTCTTTGGCTCTACCGAACTCAAGCGCAACACCGGGATCGATAGCGATGCACTACCCAGAAAGGTTGAGAACGTGGGTGTACTCGGTGCCGGGCTCATGGGTTCTGGCATTGCAACGGTGAACACGACGAAAGCCGGTGTGCACACGAGGCTCAAGGATGTGTCGGACGAGGGCATCACAAAGGGTTTGTCCTACATACGAAGAGTCCTCGGCAAACAAGTCAAACGCCGCTGGATGTCTAAGGGTGATGCCGACAGGTTGATGTTCAAGGTCACCGGTTCCACCACATACGCGGGCTTTGAAAACATGGACGTCGTCATCGAGGCGGTGTTCGAAGACGTCGACCTCAAACGGTCGATGGTTGCCGAGATTGAAGCAATCACCCCAGACACGACAATCTTTGCGACGAACACCTCGTCGATCCCGATCACGGAGATCGCCAAAGGGGCAAAACGCCCCGGCAACATCATTGGCATGCACTATTTTTCGCCGGTCGAGAAGATGCCGCTCCTTGAAGTCATCGTCACTGACGCCACCGAGGACTGGGTGACAGCAACGTGTGTCAAACTCGGCAAGCGTCAAGGTCTCACGGTCATTGTGGTTCGTGACGGCGCCGGGTTCTACACCACCCGTGTCCTCAGCCCGTATATGAACGAGGTCGGACACCTCCTAGAAGAGGGGGTGTCTATCGAGGCGATCGACACTGCAATGGTCTCATGGGGGTTCCCCATCGGCCCGATCACACTGACGGATGAAGTCGGTATCGATGTCGGCGCCAAGATTGGCAAGATCATGCACAAGGCGTTCGGCGACCGGATGAAACCCGTGTCTGGATACGTCGCGCTCGTCGATGATGGGCGGCACGGACGCAAGAACGGCCGTGGCTTCTACACCTACACGGATGGGAAGAAGGGCGGTGTCGACGACTCGGTGTACGACGTGATCGGCGCTGCGGACCGCATCGATATGGACACGGAAACAATCCAACGCCGACTGTCGCTGCTTTTCATCAACGAGGCTGCGTTGTGCCTTGAAGAGGGCATCCTGCGATCAGCCCGCGATGGTGACATAGGCGCCATCTTCGGTCTTGGCTTCCCACCGTTTCGCGGTGGACCGTTCACCCACATTGACCAGGTCGGGGCCGTCACCATCGTCGAACAACTCGACGACCTTGCCGCCGCACACGGCGACCGCTACCAACCAGCCCAGATTCTTCGCACCCACGCCGCAGACGAGACCATGTTCCGAAACTAA
- a CDS encoding ATP-binding protein yields the protein MIDHGDGVPDAEADAIFRRYYRAHDPAGQPGSVGIGLSLSRQLAELMNGTLTYLRDGDSTVFELLIPRAET from the coding sequence GTGATTGACCACGGTGACGGCGTCCCAGACGCCGAGGCCGACGCTATTTTCCGGCGGTACTACCGCGCACACGACCCGGCCGGCCAACCCGGAAGTGTCGGCATCGGGCTTTCGCTATCGCGCCAACTTGCGGAATTGATGAACGGAACCCTTACCTATCTACGCGACGGTGACTCCACGGTATTCGAGCTGCTGATCCCCAGGGCTGAGACCTAG
- a CDS encoding PAS domain-containing protein translates to MTDQIRKPELESTDPSPADLVNSLGVAMLQTTGAGVIVYANRAATGLLGYETRELVGTQLGDLCDDVKKPSSWSRLDGTALWLHTKSGRSIRCVVQSRLHNEHGGRSRCVDLLLVPLNSGGGCWSIRKSLQNCPGPVSSRNSDHGQQHRDHLLEPGDPDHVRSYRRAATHYDVHRYDAQGDRR, encoded by the coding sequence ATGACAGACCAGATCCGAAAACCGGAGCTCGAATCGACAGACCCATCGCCTGCGGACCTCGTCAACTCGCTTGGTGTCGCAATGCTTCAAACGACAGGCGCGGGCGTCATTGTGTACGCAAACCGTGCCGCTACCGGCTTGCTTGGCTACGAGACGCGGGAGCTTGTCGGGACTCAACTTGGCGACCTTTGCGACGATGTCAAGAAACCGTCCAGTTGGTCGCGACTAGACGGCACTGCACTCTGGCTACACACGAAAAGTGGGCGGTCGATCCGATGCGTCGTACAGTCACGACTACACAACGAGCACGGCGGGCGATCTCGATGTGTCGATCTGTTGCTAGTCCCCCTCAACTCGGGCGGAGGCTGTTGGTCCATCAGAAAGTCTCTCCAGAACTGCCCTGGACCGGTCTCCAGCCGGAATAGTGATCACGGACAGCAACATCGAGATCATCTACTCGAACCAGGCGATCCAGACCATGTTCGGTCGTACCGACGCGCAGCTACGCACTATGACGTTCACCGATATGATGCCCAAGGAGACCGCCGCTGA
- a CDS encoding PAS domain S-box protein — MTFTDMMPKETAAEAVVLSQQFIRGTLDAGQVETDAFRSDGSTFNVHITASAVRDDSGELLFSISHWVDLTTNRHIAARLARSQATFESAFVDSPAGMSLRDKTFGAIRTNRAMREILGNPAHPSEGVFSVPEDDTDFWGSVQDIRDGRSSSFSRELKLTNSQGDTVWGLCTVSGIQTNGSHAGFLVHFVDVTGQRVARQRLTELAASKDALVRSVSHELRTPLTIIVGLASELTDRTNDFAAAERDEFIQMIANQATEMADLVEDLLSAAQSSVSEIQVDIVELDIVAVAKQVVDSLNIGAVSINAEPQPLAMGDAFRVRQIVRNLLVNATKYGKLPYEVAVTSEATMCICA, encoded by the coding sequence ATGACGTTCACCGATATGATGCCCAAGGAGACCGCCGCTGAAGCAGTCGTACTCTCACAGCAGTTCATACGGGGAACGTTGGACGCCGGTCAGGTCGAGACCGACGCATTTCGAAGCGACGGCAGCACATTCAACGTCCATATCACTGCATCCGCGGTGCGCGACGATTCGGGGGAACTCCTCTTCTCAATTTCCCATTGGGTCGACCTAACAACCAACCGCCACATAGCCGCCAGGCTCGCCCGTTCACAGGCGACGTTCGAATCAGCGTTTGTGGATAGTCCTGCGGGCATGTCCTTGCGGGACAAAACATTCGGTGCAATCCGCACCAACCGGGCAATGCGGGAGATACTCGGAAACCCAGCTCACCCTAGCGAAGGCGTCTTCAGCGTTCCTGAGGACGACACCGATTTCTGGGGATCGGTGCAGGATATTCGCGACGGTCGGTCGTCATCCTTCTCTCGCGAGTTGAAGCTGACCAACTCGCAAGGCGACACCGTGTGGGGTCTTTGCACCGTATCGGGCATTCAGACAAACGGTTCCCATGCCGGATTCTTGGTCCACTTTGTCGACGTCACCGGACAGCGAGTGGCGCGTCAGCGACTTACCGAGCTTGCCGCGTCAAAAGACGCTCTGGTGCGATCGGTCAGTCACGAACTCAGGACACCATTGACCATTATCGTCGGGCTCGCATCCGAACTGACGGACCGCACTAACGACTTCGCCGCGGCCGAGCGGGATGAATTTATCCAAATGATCGCCAACCAGGCTACCGAAATGGCAGACCTGGTCGAGGACCTTCTGTCAGCAGCCCAATCGTCCGTGAGTGAGATACAAGTCGACATCGTCGAACTCGATATCGTCGCGGTTGCAAAACAGGTCGTCGACTCGTTGAACATAGGCGCCGTCTCGATCAATGCCGAGCCGCAGCCGCTTGCGATGGGCGACGCATTCAGGGTGCGTCAGATCGTCCGAAACTTGCTCGTCAATGCTACAAAGTACGGCAAACTTCCATATGAGGTTGCCGTCACGAGCGAAGCGACCATGTGCATCTGCGCGTGA
- the gcvP gene encoding aminomethyl-transferring glycine dehydrogenase produces MSSTTDSQDADFIARHIGPREPDIAAMLSSIGYDSLDDLVQAAVPESIRSHESLDLPAPRSEVAVVQRLKELAAKNEVFASMIGMGYYGTITPSVIQRNVLENPGWYTAYTPYQPEISQGRLEAIINFQTMVADLTGMEISNASLLDEGTAAAEAMAMLHRLSKGRRGGIFFVDQDALPQTIEVLRTRAEPLGLTLIVGDPVTDLPDVEPFGVLLQYPGVSGAIADTAPIVASCQERGIKVAMAADLLALTLLVSPGELGADVAVGTSQRFGVPMMFGGPHAGYIATKDEYKRALPGRLVGVSKDADGRVGYRLTLATREQHIRREKATSNICTAQVLLAVMAGMYGVYHGPDGITAIATRIHGDMSALVAGLEAAGVEVKNNTFFDTITVSVPHRADEILAKARERRINFRFVDNDTVGISFDETTTAPFVDAVLEIFGAQHAGEKTTGIPRSLLRTSNFMEHPVFHSYRSETEMMRYLRKLQDKDIALDRAMIPLGSCTMKLNAATEMAAVTWPEFGNLHPFIPLDQAAGYLELFDEVETWLGEITGYDAVSLQPNAGSQGEFSGLLAIRAYHQSRGDHDRTVCLIPASAHGTNPASAAMAGMKVVVVNTDEYGNIDLSDLRDKAVEHADSLAALMVTYPSTHGVFEEGIVEACDIVHENGGQVYLDGANLNAMVGLAKPGKFGGDVSHLNLHKTFAIPHGGGGPGVGPIGVKKHLAPFLPGHGLVPDQDDHRDGVGAVASAPWGSAGVLSISWAYMALLGGSGLTKSTKVAILSANYIARRLSAHYPLLFTGNAGLVAHECIIDLRPIKDEVGVTVDDFAKRLIDYGFHAPTMSFPVVGTLMIEPTESESLEELDRFCDAMIAIRAEVDLVADGTYPLDDSPLSNAPHPAENLLVDEWVHPYSREVAAYPVAGLRADKYWPPVSRIDNQYGDRNVMCSCPPIDAYLE; encoded by the coding sequence ATGTCATCAACAACCGATAGCCAAGATGCCGACTTCATCGCTCGCCACATCGGCCCTCGTGAACCCGACATCGCCGCGATGTTGTCGTCCATTGGATATGACAGTCTCGACGATCTGGTTCAGGCGGCGGTTCCAGAATCCATTCGCTCTCACGAATCCCTCGATCTTCCCGCCCCGCGGTCGGAGGTGGCGGTCGTCCAGCGGTTGAAGGAACTCGCCGCCAAGAACGAGGTGTTTGCGTCGATGATCGGCATGGGATATTACGGCACGATCACCCCGTCGGTCATACAGCGCAACGTGCTTGAGAACCCGGGTTGGTACACCGCATACACGCCGTACCAACCTGAGATTTCCCAGGGCCGCCTCGAGGCGATCATCAACTTTCAGACGATGGTTGCCGATCTCACCGGCATGGAAATATCGAACGCATCGCTGTTGGATGAGGGGACCGCAGCGGCCGAGGCAATGGCCATGTTGCATCGCCTTTCCAAGGGGCGGCGCGGTGGTATCTTCTTTGTTGACCAAGACGCTTTGCCGCAAACGATCGAGGTGTTGCGCACGCGCGCCGAGCCACTTGGTTTGACTCTGATCGTCGGTGATCCCGTCACTGATCTGCCCGACGTTGAGCCGTTTGGCGTTCTGTTGCAGTACCCGGGCGTGTCGGGAGCGATCGCAGACACAGCGCCAATTGTGGCTTCGTGCCAAGAGCGTGGCATCAAGGTCGCAATGGCCGCCGATCTCTTGGCACTCACGTTGCTGGTATCGCCTGGCGAGTTGGGCGCCGATGTCGCGGTCGGCACGTCGCAAAGGTTCGGCGTCCCCATGATGTTTGGTGGACCGCATGCGGGATATATTGCGACGAAGGATGAGTACAAGCGGGCCTTGCCGGGTCGGTTGGTTGGCGTTTCTAAGGACGCCGACGGCAGAGTCGGGTACCGGCTGACCTTGGCAACACGCGAACAGCACATTCGCCGCGAGAAGGCAACCTCCAACATCTGCACGGCGCAGGTTCTGCTTGCTGTGATGGCTGGCATGTACGGCGTGTATCACGGCCCCGACGGCATCACTGCCATTGCTACAAGAATCCACGGCGATATGTCTGCATTGGTTGCAGGGCTGGAGGCGGCAGGGGTCGAGGTGAAGAACAACACGTTCTTTGACACCATCACGGTGTCGGTGCCGCATCGTGCCGACGAGATTCTCGCAAAGGCACGTGAGCGGCGGATCAACTTTCGTTTCGTCGACAACGACACCGTGGGGATTTCGTTCGACGAGACCACTACGGCGCCATTCGTGGATGCGGTTCTCGAAATCTTTGGAGCCCAGCACGCCGGCGAGAAAACGACGGGCATTCCAAGGTCGCTGCTTCGGACCTCTAATTTTATGGAACACCCGGTGTTCCATTCGTATCGTTCCGAGACCGAAATGATGCGCTATCTCCGCAAGCTTCAAGATAAAGACATCGCCTTGGACCGGGCGATGATCCCGCTCGGGTCATGCACGATGAAGCTCAACGCTGCAACCGAGATGGCGGCAGTCACATGGCCCGAATTTGGAAATCTGCACCCGTTCATCCCCCTTGATCAGGCGGCGGGATACCTTGAACTCTTCGATGAGGTCGAGACGTGGCTCGGTGAGATCACCGGGTATGACGCGGTGTCGTTGCAACCAAATGCCGGGTCGCAGGGCGAGTTTTCTGGACTGTTAGCAATTCGTGCGTACCACCAGTCACGCGGCGACCACGATCGAACTGTGTGCCTCATTCCTGCATCGGCGCACGGGACCAACCCGGCTTCGGCTGCAATGGCTGGTATGAAAGTCGTCGTGGTGAACACCGACGAGTACGGAAACATCGACCTGAGCGACTTGCGGGATAAAGCGGTTGAACACGCGGATTCCCTGGCAGCGCTGATGGTGACGTACCCGTCAACCCACGGTGTGTTTGAAGAGGGGATTGTCGAAGCGTGCGACATCGTCCATGAGAATGGCGGGCAAGTGTACCTGGACGGCGCGAATCTAAACGCAATGGTCGGCTTGGCGAAACCTGGCAAGTTCGGCGGCGATGTCTCGCACCTCAACCTGCACAAAACGTTCGCCATCCCCCACGGTGGCGGTGGACCCGGGGTCGGCCCGATCGGTGTCAAAAAGCATCTCGCCCCGTTCCTCCCCGGGCACGGTCTCGTCCCAGATCAGGACGATCACCGTGATGGTGTTGGTGCTGTGGCGTCCGCGCCGTGGGGCAGCGCAGGGGTTCTTTCGATCTCGTGGGCGTACATGGCTTTGCTTGGCGGCAGCGGTCTCACCAAGTCAACCAAGGTTGCGATCCTCAGCGCCAACTACATCGCTCGGCGTCTGAGCGCGCACTATCCGCTTTTGTTCACCGGGAACGCCGGTCTTGTCGCTCACGAGTGCATCATCGACCTCCGCCCCATCAAGGACGAGGTTGGCGTTACAGTCGACGACTTCGCCAAACGTCTCATCGACTACGGCTTCCACGCCCCGACGATGTCGTTTCCAGTTGTTGGCACGCTCATGATCGAACCGACGGAGAGCGAGAGCCTTGAGGAGCTGGACAGGTTCTGCGATGCCATGATTGCGATCAGGGCAGAGGTCGACCTTGTCGCCGATGGCACCTACCCGCTGGACGACTCCCCTCTGAGCAACGCGCCCCATCCGGCGGAGAACCTCCTGGTCGACGAATGGGTGCATCCGTATTCGCGCGAGGTGGCCGCTTATCCGGTTGCCGGCTTACGGGCCGACAAGTATTGGCCGCCGGTGAGCCGCATTGACAACCAGTACGGCGATCGCAACGTGATGTGCTCGTGCCCACCGATCGACGCCTACCTGGAGTGA
- a CDS encoding amidase: MPFTEYQDYDAVGLAELVRTGQVKPVEITEAAIDVITDRNPAINAVIDTYFERALEILNSESLPSGAFHGVPFLLKDLQAEAGLPVSYGSVFFKDFVAPASDTIGKRMRNAGFSVLGRTASPEFGLLPTTESRLYGPTNNPWDLTRSPGGSSGGAAAAVAAGMVPMAHGGDGGGSLRIPASNCGLFALKPSRGTMPHRPNSLADRIAIDGCISRTVRDTAAFLDAVGGATTGDLWRMSIEGRSLFDAIDVTVRPLRIAVRTTDHRGRPVHPACRDMISSVVSLLEELGHTVVEHTTKVDAERMEDAFMTLWAVLPATTFRAILDEAQETRKGLKALRKTLGDYATMRIIANRVEKATGKPAFEPFTWALIKRARRLGATDVMQAFQRLQETAYVYGDLFDEYDIELTPVLSTPPVRTGEIDQDQRTNTLVDQLARYVAFTPIANFAGLPAMSVPLHWTENGLPIGAHFTAAHGGDELLMQLARQLEVARPWKDHRPPAPPTAAPASETQPDPNGSR; encoded by the coding sequence GTGCCGTTCACCGAGTATCAGGATTATGACGCCGTCGGGCTCGCTGAACTTGTGAGAACGGGGCAGGTCAAGCCTGTCGAAATCACAGAAGCCGCGATCGACGTCATCACCGACCGCAACCCCGCAATCAACGCGGTCATCGATACCTACTTCGAGCGCGCCCTTGAGATTCTCAACAGCGAATCGCTGCCATCGGGTGCGTTCCACGGCGTTCCGTTCCTTCTCAAGGATCTCCAGGCCGAAGCCGGACTACCGGTCAGCTACGGGTCGGTGTTCTTCAAGGACTTTGTTGCGCCAGCCAGCGACACGATCGGTAAAAGGATGCGCAACGCCGGCTTCAGCGTGCTCGGGCGCACCGCGTCCCCCGAGTTCGGTCTCCTCCCGACCACAGAGTCTCGCCTGTACGGCCCGACCAACAACCCGTGGGATCTGACCCGCTCGCCGGGAGGCTCGAGCGGCGGCGCTGCGGCTGCCGTTGCAGCGGGAATGGTGCCAATGGCTCACGGCGGCGACGGAGGCGGGTCGCTTCGTATCCCGGCCTCGAACTGCGGATTATTTGCCCTCAAACCATCCCGCGGCACAATGCCACACCGCCCGAACTCTCTCGCAGACCGTATCGCAATCGACGGATGCATCTCACGCACCGTGCGCGACACGGCGGCGTTTCTCGACGCGGTCGGGGGCGCAACGACCGGTGACTTGTGGCGGATGTCGATCGAGGGCCGCTCATTATTCGACGCGATCGACGTCACGGTCCGCCCTCTCCGCATCGCCGTGCGGACCACAGATCACCGCGGGAGACCCGTGCACCCAGCGTGCCGAGACATGATCTCGAGCGTGGTTTCTCTGCTCGAAGAGTTGGGCCACACGGTCGTCGAACACACGACCAAGGTTGACGCGGAGCGGATGGAGGACGCATTCATGACACTGTGGGCAGTGTTACCTGCGACTACCTTTCGGGCCATTCTCGACGAGGCTCAAGAAACACGGAAGGGACTGAAGGCTCTCCGCAAAACGTTGGGTGACTACGCGACAATGCGAATCATTGCGAACCGCGTGGAGAAAGCGACAGGAAAGCCGGCCTTTGAGCCGTTCACCTGGGCTCTAATCAAACGAGCGCGCAGGCTTGGTGCTACCGACGTTATGCAGGCGTTTCAGAGACTCCAAGAGACGGCATACGTGTACGGTGACCTTTTCGACGAGTACGACATCGAGCTGACACCAGTGCTCAGCACTCCCCCGGTCCGGACCGGCGAGATCGACCAAGACCAGCGAACAAACACTCTCGTCGACCAGCTCGCACGGTATGTTGCCTTTACACCGATTGCGAACTTCGCAGGGCTCCCCGCAATGTCGGTGCCGCTGCATTGGACCGAAAATGGTCTTCCCATTGGGGCCCACTTCACGGCTGCACACGGTGGAGATGAGTTACTGATGCAACTTGCCCGCCAGCTCGAAGTCGCCCGACCGTGGAAGGACCACCGCCCGCCGGCACCGCCGACAGCAGCGCCGGCGTCCGAAACGCAACCTGATCCGAATGGGTCCAGATGA